From the Clostridium sp. Marseille-P299 genome, the window TCTTTGTTTTGCCATTACCACTTTAATTTCGTCTATAAACGCATCCGTACGGAAAGTAAGCAAATTATCACGAATCATAAAATGTTCAATTGGCATACTTTGATTAATAAGTCTTGCAACGGTATACGTATCATGCGGAGTACTAATGATTGTACACCCTTTATCCTCTGCCAATTTTTTTATTGTCATTGAAACTTTTGCCCCTTCGCATACGATGATGCAACCCGCTTTCATTTCAATTGCGCAAAGCTGTGATTCATAGCGATTTCCCAAAATAACCAAGTCATGTTCATTAATATAGTTTTCCATTAAATCAGGATTTGCTGCTGCAATTAACACTTTACCTTTATCAAAAATAGAATTTTCATCTCCAACTAGCATCTCACCATCTAAGGTCTCTAAAATATTAGCATAAGATGTTTTAGCCTCAGATAAGATTTTACTATCATACACTTCCATATAAGAAGTTGTTATATCACCAATGGTTATAATACCTTCCAATTTGTTGTCTTCTGTAATCGGTAATGTAACAACCTTTTGCTCACGCATTAATGTCCATGCTTTTTTCAAAGATATATGCCTGCTAACACCTGCAGTTTCTCGGATTTCAATATCCTTTACCTGTGTACCAACATCTGCAATATATTCTGGCATCGCAACATTAAATCGTCCGAGTACAAATTGAGTCTCCGCATTAATTTGACCTGCTCTTCTAGCAACATACTCTTTTCCTGTAATTTTTGATTTAAGGTTCGCGTATGCTATTGCTGAGCATATGGAATCGGTATCCGGATTTTTATGTCCAATTACATAGATTTTTTTAGAATGATTTGTCATCCCTACCCCTTTCTCATATGAACCATGGATAATGTGTTTTATTTTTTAACAGGTTTTATCTTAATTACTTAATAAAGTAGTATAAGTAACATCAATGAAATCACCTTATAAATTATTAATTTTATAAAAAGCAGAAAAAGTCAACTAACTATAATAATTTTGGATTCTTTTTCGGGCAGAAAAAGTCAAACAACTATAGATTTTTGATTTTGAACTCTTTTTCTGCTTCCCTCCTCTGATCTTTCTTTGCTATATCTTGGCGTTTATCATATAGTTTCTTACCACGAGCTAATCCAATTTCCATTTTAACTAGACTACCTTTTAAGTAAACTGTTAATGGAACTAGCGTATAGCCCTTTTGTTGTAATTGGCCTACGATCTTATTAATCTGATAACGATGAAGTAAAAGTTTTTTTACTCTAAGAGGATCTTTATTAAATATATTTCCCTTTTCATATGGGCTAATATGCATGTTATAAATATATACCTCTCCATTTTCCACACGCACAAAAGCTTCTTTTACACTACATTTTCCCATACGAAGAGACTTTACTTCTGTACCATGAAGCACTAATCCTGCTTCATACGTATCTTCTATGAAATAGTCGAATCTGGCTTTCTTATTATTCGCAATTAATTTAATATTTTCAGCCATTGTCCTATCCCCCTCACTTATATTTTTTATAGCTATTTCAAACAAGAATTGTCACTTGCTTAAAATGAAACTATTTAAAGAAATACTATACTTTTTTATTAATAACTACTTTTATAACGTATTTATTTTATAGCATCTTTATTTTATAACTACATGAACTTATAAATTCATAATCTAACAATACATGATTTTATAAATCATTATCTTTGGTAGACTTTAAGTCCATCCTCTTCTTCTTCATCTTCCATCACAGGTACAAAATCAATCGTTCTTAATAACTTACTTGTATCCACTACTCGAACTTTTATTTTCTGACCAAGTTTGTAGGTATGTTTCGTGTGTTCACCGATTAACATATAATGACTTTCATCATAAATGTAATAGTCGTCCTGTAAATCTGACATACGCACCATTCCCTCGACTGTATTAGGTAATTCTACGTACATTCCCCAAGAAGTGACACCAGAAATAACGCCTTCAAAGGTTTCACCTATGAATTTACTCATATATTGTACCTTTTTAAGTTTTTCAACTTCACGTTCTGCTTCATCAGCACGACGTTCTGTAAGACTAGATTGTCTTGCTATCTCTGACAAGATTCTATCATAATGCTCGATTCGCTTTTCTCTTAGCCCACCTCTTAGATTTTCTTTAATAATTCGGTGAATTTGTAAATCAGGATATCTACGTATTGGTGATGTAAAATGACAATAATATTTA encodes:
- a CDS encoding putative manganese-dependent inorganic diphosphatase, which codes for MTNHSKKIYVIGHKNPDTDSICSAIAYANLKSKITGKEYVARRAGQINAETQFVLGRFNVAMPEYIADVGTQVKDIEIRETAGVSRHISLKKAWTLMREQKVVTLPITEDNKLEGIITIGDITTSYMEVYDSKILSEAKTSYANILETLDGEMLVGDENSIFDKGKVLIAAANPDLMENYINEHDLVILGNRYESQLCAIEMKAGCIIVCEGAKVSMTIKKLAEDKGCTIISTPHDTYTVARLINQSMPIEHFMIRDNLLTFRTDAFIDEIKVVMAKQRNRDFPILDNKGNYRGMISRRNLLNMQRKQVILVDHNEKAQAVDGIDDAEILEIIDHHRLGTIETMKPVFFRNMPLGCTSTIIYMMYKENGVEIDKKIAGLLCSAILSDTLMYRSPTCTEIDRAAAEELAKIAGIEVEKYASEMFEAGSNLKTMTAEEIFYQDFKRFSVGDITFGVGQINSLNEVELLDIKTRLIPHLDKALHEHGVDMIFFMLTNIINESTELIYIGNNAKELIENAFHVKEVEHSISLQGVVSRKKQLIPAIVASIQE
- the smpB gene encoding SsrA-binding protein SmpB, which encodes MAENIKLIANNKKARFDYFIEDTYEAGLVLHGTEVKSLRMGKCSVKEAFVRVENGEVYIYNMHISPYEKGNIFNKDPLRVKKLLLHRYQINKIVGQLQQKGYTLVPLTVYLKGSLVKMEIGLARGKKLYDKRQDIAKKDQRREAEKEFKIKNL